In Planctomycetota bacterium, one genomic interval encodes:
- a CDS encoding CTP synthase — translation MPTENTDILAEVGHQTHETEYYSPIPKGYERGRHKYVVVMGTVMSGLGKGIFSSSLAKLLKDKGLRVAPIKMEGYLNLDSGTLNPYRHGEVFVLDDGMETDMDLGTYERMLDQNLTRDNFVTSGQIYRRILDKERQGGYLGRDVQMIPHVTGEVKHQLRQLAVKQDADVIFVEVGGTVGDFENGFYIEALRELAFEEGEHSVCFVGLTYIIEPRALGEQKSKAAQLGIKRMMELGVQPHIIACRGRNPVTEKVREKIAMFSNVPKRRVFSMHDRDSIYTIPEQMHGEGLDLEILSILDLHERVKPSTEDKARREWSRFVDLLSGPRKYEISVGITGKYAELRDAYASIEKSLEHCGAHLSANINIRWLDTIAMDTISADQVADQLKALDAVIVPGGFGHRGTEGKVASVKFCRETKTPYLGICLGFQMAVIEFARNVCGLAKAMSSEFDVRSDCAVIDILPEQKKIEGLGGNMRLGGKDIDITRGTLASMLYDNKTRIRERFRHRYEVDPKYIETLEKHGMIFSGRHPTQPIMQVLELPHDMHPYFIGGQFHPELSSRPLRPAPMFMGLVAAAIRHAYPDIPAEKISERWLPFANQPAGA, via the coding sequence ATGCCCACCGAAAATACGGACATCCTCGCGGAAGTCGGTCACCAGACGCACGAAACCGAATATTACTCGCCCATTCCCAAGGGTTACGAACGGGGACGCCATAAGTACGTCGTCGTCATGGGCACCGTCATGAGCGGGCTGGGCAAGGGCATTTTTTCCTCCTCGCTCGCCAAGCTGCTCAAGGACAAAGGCCTCCGCGTCGCGCCCATCAAGATGGAGGGCTACCTGAATCTCGATTCAGGGACGCTCAATCCGTACCGTCACGGCGAGGTTTTCGTCCTCGACGACGGGATGGAAACCGACATGGACCTTGGCACCTACGAGCGCATGCTCGATCAGAATCTGACGCGCGATAACTTCGTCACCTCCGGTCAGATTTACCGCCGCATTCTCGACAAGGAGCGGCAGGGCGGCTACCTCGGGCGCGATGTGCAGATGATCCCGCATGTGACGGGTGAAGTGAAGCATCAACTCCGCCAGCTCGCCGTCAAGCAGGACGCCGATGTCATCTTCGTCGAAGTCGGGGGGACGGTCGGCGACTTTGAGAATGGCTTCTACATCGAAGCGCTGCGTGAACTGGCCTTTGAGGAAGGCGAGCATTCGGTGTGTTTCGTCGGGCTGACGTACATCATCGAGCCGCGCGCGCTGGGCGAGCAGAAGTCCAAGGCGGCGCAGCTTGGGATCAAGCGCATGATGGAGCTGGGCGTGCAGCCGCACATCATCGCCTGCCGCGGGCGCAATCCGGTGACAGAGAAAGTGCGTGAGAAGATCGCCATGTTCTCCAACGTCCCCAAGCGCCGCGTGTTCTCCATGCACGACCGCGATTCGATCTACACGATCCCCGAGCAGATGCACGGCGAGGGGCTGGACCTGGAAATCCTCTCGATTCTCGATCTGCACGAGCGCGTCAAGCCGTCGACCGAAGACAAGGCGCGACGCGAATGGAGTCGGTTCGTCGATCTGCTCTCCGGGCCGCGCAAGTATGAAATCTCCGTCGGCATCACCGGCAAGTACGCTGAGCTGCGCGATGCCTACGCTTCGATCGAAAAGTCGCTCGAGCACTGCGGGGCGCATCTGTCGGCGAACATCAACATCCGCTGGCTCGACACGATCGCGATGGACACCATCAGCGCGGATCAGGTGGCGGATCAGCTCAAGGCGCTTGACGCCGTCATCGTACCCGGCGGGTTCGGTCATCGGGGGACCGAAGGCAAGGTCGCGTCGGTCAAGTTCTGCCGTGAGACCAAGACGCCGTACCTGGGCATCTGTCTTGGTTTTCAGATGGCGGTGATCGAGTTCGCGCGCAACGTGTGCGGGCTTGCCAAGGCGATGAGCAGCGAGTTCGATGTGCGGTCCGATTGCGCGGTGATCGACATTCTGCCTGAGCAGAAGAAGATTGAAGGGCTCGGCGGGAACATGCGGCTCGGCGGCAAGGACATCGACATCACGCGCGGCACGCTCGCCTCGATGCTCTACGACAACAAGACACGCATCCGAGAACGCTTCCGCCATCGCTACGAAGTCGATCCCAAATACATCGAAACGCTCGAGAAGCACGGCATGATCTTCTCCGGCCGGCACCCTACCCAGCCGATCATGCAGGTGCTGGAGCTGCCGCATGACATGCACCCGTATTTCATCGGCGGGCAGTTCCACCCGGAACTGAGCAGTCGCCCGCTGCGGCCGGCGCCGATGTTCATGGGCCTCGTCGCCGCGGCGATTCGTCACGCCTACCCCGACATCCCCGCCGAGAAGATCAGCGAGCGCTGGCTCCCTTTTGCTAATCAGCCCGCCGGAGCGTGA